In the Candidatus Cloacimonas acidaminovorans str. Evry genome, one interval contains:
- a CDS encoding MBL fold metallo-hydrolase, whose amino-acid sequence MIKIESTVLLESFQTNTYLLWDSISAEAFLIDPAIPSETFLQRIKQLELKVKMIINTHGHADHIGGNLYFAKALNCPVAIHLADAEMLTNNAKNFSTYMGFELNLSAPQVILHDGDELFLGSEKVKVIHTPGHTEGSICLLTGKYLISGDTLFEQSIGRTDFPGGSHTAIINSIKNKLFILDDDVLVFPGHGPTTSIGLEKVNNPFVN is encoded by the coding sequence ATGATAAAAATAGAAAGCACTGTTTTGCTGGAGAGCTTTCAAACCAACACTTATCTGCTTTGGGATAGCATTAGTGCAGAGGCATTTTTAATTGATCCTGCTATCCCGAGTGAAACATTTCTGCAGCGGATTAAACAATTGGAATTGAAAGTAAAAATGATTATTAATACCCATGGCCATGCAGATCATATTGGCGGAAATTTATATTTTGCCAAGGCATTGAATTGTCCGGTTGCAATTCATCTTGCGGATGCTGAAATGCTTACCAATAATGCCAAAAATTTCAGTACCTATATGGGTTTTGAGCTAAATTTATCAGCTCCTCAAGTTATTCTGCACGATGGTGATGAGCTTTTCCTTGGTTCCGAAAAGGTAAAAGTTATCCATACACCGGGTCATACAGAAGGCAGTATTTGTCTTCTAACAGGAAAATATCTGATTAGCGGAGATACTTTATTTGAACAAAGCATAGGCAGAACTGATTTTCCGGGAGGAAGCCATACTGCTATAATTAATTCCATTAAAAATAAACTCTTTATTTTAGATGATGATGTTCTGGTTTTTCCGGGGCATGGTCCTACCACCTCCATTGGCTTGGAAAAGGTCAATAATCCTTTTGTAAATTAG
- a CDS encoding T9SS-dependent choice-of-anchor J family protein — MNRKVLFLFLLFLIGIFFLCWGEQVTIGNPASATYGLIPINRHHNYSTYEMLYTAAELQSECLINKIAFYKRHGNPSLLISNVSIYMKVSSATSLSEGEISPPYSEYQLVYSGNFPNNFGSSGWAEVTLFDPYPYNATGNLHILVVKGFEEWSTDRPDYTYSSTGSTYLCRGSYSDDFQPTYLTPTYNRPVIRFDAEFLIENEPPLPPINPFPANSAIDILKNITLHWRSGGGCPSHYDVYFGDTSNPVKVISLLNGTNFNPGVLEYGKTYYWKIDPYNIYGYASDKYELEVWSFTVMNDPTLTRNDLPYLQTFDNEWSGSPPSPLGWIVINANNDDYTWRQTNECNIPAYSEPYAAQGMGNTDDYLISPPLDLTAVNIKIKWYDMVESAQYPNSYKVLLSTTDSDISSFTEELAVFTCYNTEWMEHSLDLSTYRDHHIYLAFYQYASTATNWSFGIDDFQIEKLPDVPILNYSPTEIIFPFTPVNTPSSYLNVTITNTGEGIIDLTEDNFTLLGNYDDFEVDYSNLAAHLETDQSVNIPVRFYPRSFGEKIAILRINYSSRTQYDVILKGTTYFEGLLMEDFEDDFLPVGWTKYVNNNNDIIQSNDNNHTFNGQFSARFSSLEVSNDYNQYLFSPPVLINAFHHNLSFWHLKQNSEETLEWGIATDTSPENYDWKPVNLSCVSWQKTQMDLKDYADQMVYLGFHYYGNNSQSVYLDDVHISCDIPANYPTEIDGITITSTIHLNINNAVTATHPLVMALPNYNNLNAPIVLGLLGSGKGNLSLKLSSGNWYCLIYHSGQWHYGSSYPCNITEGNTGIVNISNVEFGAKNDVILVIEEGIDPTLPVNLSRFTAVVTSENFVIISWTAESETNHSGYNILRSEDKDLQNAIMINGSIINKGSSEGTQIKYNYTDFEVYTNMIYYYWLESVSLDGNSEFYGPITVIIGDPTQEPVPPTVPMVTKLYNAFPNPFNPNTNIRYSLKEAGKVKIEIYNMKGQKIKTYNLEHTSPGYYQVSWDSCDDKGRSVASGIYLYRLSTGNYTSAKKMVLAK, encoded by the coding sequence ATGAATCGGAAAGTTTTATTTTTATTCCTATTATTTTTAATCGGGATTTTCTTCTTATGTTGGGGAGAACAAGTCACGATTGGAAATCCTGCTTCGGCAACTTATGGCTTAATTCCGATAAACAGGCATCACAATTATTCCACTTACGAAATGTTGTATACCGCAGCGGAACTGCAGTCTGAGTGTTTGATCAATAAGATTGCATTCTACAAGCGCCACGGAAATCCTTCATTATTAATTTCCAATGTAAGCATTTATATGAAGGTATCATCTGCAACCAGTTTATCTGAAGGAGAAATTTCACCACCCTACTCTGAATATCAGCTTGTTTACAGTGGCAATTTTCCGAACAATTTTGGCTCTTCAGGTTGGGCAGAGGTTACTCTTTTTGATCCCTATCCTTATAATGCTACGGGAAATCTGCATATTCTTGTTGTAAAAGGTTTTGAGGAATGGTCAACTGATAGGCCCGATTATACCTATTCTTCTACAGGATCAACATATCTCTGCCGGGGGAGTTATTCTGATGACTTTCAACCGACCTATTTAACTCCTACTTATAATAGGCCTGTAATTCGTTTTGATGCGGAGTTTTTAATTGAAAATGAACCTCCTCTTCCTCCGATCAATCCTTTTCCGGCAAATTCGGCTATTGATATATTAAAAAATATAACTCTGCATTGGCGTAGTGGAGGAGGTTGTCCTTCTCACTATGATGTTTATTTTGGCGATACTTCCAATCCGGTAAAAGTTATATCACTTCTGAATGGAACAAATTTTAATCCTGGGGTTCTGGAATATGGAAAGACCTATTACTGGAAGATTGATCCCTATAATATTTATGGCTATGCTTCAGATAAATATGAGCTTGAAGTATGGTCATTTACGGTAATGAATGACCCAACCTTAACCCGAAATGATTTACCCTATTTGCAAACCTTTGATAATGAATGGTCAGGTAGTCCTCCCTCTCCTTTAGGTTGGATAGTAATAAATGCTAATAATGATGATTATACTTGGAGGCAAACTAACGAATGTAATATTCCCGCCTATTCCGAACCCTATGCTGCTCAAGGGATGGGAAATACTGATGATTATCTTATTTCTCCACCTTTGGATTTAACAGCAGTTAATATAAAAATAAAATGGTATGATATGGTAGAAAGTGCCCAATATCCTAATTCCTATAAAGTTTTGCTTTCTACTACCGATTCAGATATCTCTTCTTTTACGGAAGAATTAGCTGTTTTTACCTGTTATAATACTGAATGGATGGAACATAGCTTGGATTTGAGCACTTACAGAGACCATCATATTTATCTTGCTTTTTACCAATATGCTTCCACAGCAACAAATTGGAGTTTCGGAATTGATGATTTCCAGATTGAAAAGCTGCCTGATGTGCCAATTCTGAATTATTCACCTACAGAAATTATTTTTCCCTTTACCCCTGTTAATACTCCTTCCAGCTATTTAAATGTTACCATTACCAATACGGGAGAGGGAATTATAGACCTTACGGAGGATAATTTTACGCTTTTAGGCAACTATGATGATTTTGAGGTTGATTATTCCAATCTTGCTGCACATTTGGAAACAGATCAAAGTGTTAATATTCCGGTTCGTTTCTATCCTCGCTCCTTTGGAGAAAAAATTGCCATTTTGCGAATTAATTATAGTTCTCGGACTCAGTATGATGTAATTCTTAAAGGAACTACATACTTTGAGGGTCTTCTTATGGAGGATTTTGAAGATGACTTTCTGCCGGTGGGATGGACAAAATATGTTAATAATAATAACGATATTATTCAAAGTAATGACAATAACCACACATTTAATGGACAATTTTCAGCCCGATTTAGTTCTCTTGAGGTTTCAAACGATTATAACCAATACTTGTTTAGTCCTCCTGTTTTAATCAATGCTTTTCACCATAATCTTTCGTTCTGGCATCTGAAACAAAATAGTGAAGAGACCTTGGAATGGGGTATTGCAACGGATACTAGTCCTGAAAATTATGACTGGAAACCCGTTAATCTCAGCTGTGTTTCCTGGCAAAAGACCCAAATGGACTTGAAAGATTATGCGGATCAAATGGTCTATTTGGGATTTCATTATTATGGAAATAATTCTCAGTCAGTTTATCTTGATGATGTTCATATCTCATGTGATATTCCAGCTAATTATCCTACAGAAATAGATGGAATAACCATAACTTCCACTATCCATCTAAATATTAATAATGCTGTAACTGCTACTCATCCATTAGTGATGGCATTACCGAATTATAATAATCTAAACGCTCCTATTGTGCTTGGCTTATTAGGTTCTGGAAAAGGGAATTTATCTCTAAAACTCAGTTCCGGAAATTGGTATTGCCTAATTTACCATAGTGGACAGTGGCATTATGGAAGTTCTTATCCCTGCAATATAACCGAAGGGAATACCGGCATAGTAAATATATCTAATGTGGAATTTGGAGCTAAGAATGATGTTATTTTAGTAATTGAAGAAGGCATTGATCCTACTTTGCCGGTAAACCTATCCCGTTTTACGGCAGTAGTAACCTCCGAAAATTTTGTTATTATTTCCTGGACTGCAGAAAGTGAAACTAATCATTCCGGCTATAATATTTTGCGTAGTGAAGATAAAGATTTACAAAATGCTATTATGATCAACGGTTCTATAATCAATAAAGGTTCTTCTGAAGGAACTCAGATTAAATATAATTACACGGATTTTGAGGTGTATACGAATATGATTTATTATTATTGGCTGGAAAGCGTTTCCCTGGATGGAAACAGTGAATTTTACGGTCCTATAACAGTTATTATTGGTGATCCAACTCAAGAACCGGTTCCTCCAACTGTTCCGATGGTTACAAAATTGTATAATGCTTTCCCCAATCCTTTTAATCCGAATACCAATATTCGCTATTCCCTGAAAGAAGCTGGAAAAGTTAAAATTGAAATATACAATATGAAGGGACAAAAAATTAAAACCTACAATCTGGAACACACAAGTCCTGGTTACTATCAGGTTTCCTGGGATAGCTGTGATGACAAGGGAAGAAGCGTTGCCAGTGGAATCTATCTGTATCGTTTATCCACCGGTAATTATACTTCCGCTAAAAAGATGGTCTTAGCTAAATAA
- a CDS encoding tRNA (5-methylaminomethyl-2-thiouridylate)-methyltransferase / fibronectin/fibrinogen-binding protein, whose amino-acid sequence MKTHKAIALFSGGLDSILAVKWMQSKGYAVHPVFFKAPYLLPERAINYAAKNAIDLEVIDVSEEHIKLLNNPVYGFGKGLNPCIDCHGFMFKKAAELMPYRDADFLISGEVLGQRPKSQKRNAMNNVSKLSGVKDLIVRPLSQNLLPDTLPLREGWIAKKDMLSIQGRGRLAQLALAEELGIVDFPSPAGGCLLTDRNYCLRLQDLKKHQQDDLHSINLLAYGRHFRLTEEVKLIIGRDEAENETLKNIFREGLMLQAQDYMGPLGFITGKLNFATLDLALAIFILYHPKVPKSANIEVWRISNKQIISQTIKTATKGDREIINKYLISYL is encoded by the coding sequence ATGAAAACACATAAAGCAATAGCATTATTTTCCGGTGGACTGGATAGTATTCTGGCAGTTAAATGGATGCAAAGTAAAGGATATGCAGTTCATCCGGTATTTTTTAAAGCTCCGTATTTGCTTCCGGAACGGGCAATTAATTATGCCGCTAAAAATGCTATTGATTTGGAAGTAATAGATGTTTCGGAAGAACATATAAAGTTACTGAATAATCCGGTTTATGGTTTTGGTAAAGGATTAAATCCTTGTATTGATTGTCACGGTTTTATGTTTAAAAAAGCGGCAGAACTGATGCCGTATAGAGATGCAGATTTTCTTATCAGTGGCGAGGTTTTGGGGCAGCGTCCTAAAAGTCAAAAACGAAATGCTATGAATAATGTAAGTAAACTTAGCGGTGTAAAGGACTTAATCGTAAGGCCCTTGTCGCAAAATTTACTTCCTGATACATTACCTCTTAGAGAGGGTTGGATTGCTAAAAAAGATATGTTATCTATTCAGGGTCGTGGTCGTTTGGCTCAATTAGCTCTGGCAGAAGAATTAGGAATAGTTGATTTTCCTTCTCCTGCTGGTGGTTGTTTACTTACGGATCGTAATTATTGTTTACGCTTACAAGACCTGAAAAAGCATCAGCAGGATGATTTGCACTCAATAAACTTACTTGCTTATGGTCGTCATTTTCGCTTGACGGAAGAGGTAAAATTGATTATAGGAAGAGATGAAGCAGAAAATGAAACACTTAAAAACATCTTTCGGGAAGGATTGATGCTACAGGCACAGGATTATATGGGACCTTTAGGATTTATTACCGGAAAACTTAATTTTGCTACTTTAGATTTGGCACTGGCAATCTTTATACTGTATCATCCCAAAGTGCCCAAATCTGCAAATATTGAGGTTTGGAGGATTAGCAATAAACAAATTATCAGTCAGACGATAAAAACTGCTACTAAAGGGGATAGAGAGATAATCAATAAATACCTGATTTCATATTTGTAA